The following proteins are encoded in a genomic region of Phragmites australis chromosome 9, lpPhrAust1.1, whole genome shotgun sequence:
- the LOC133929928 gene encoding CRC domain-containing protein TSO1-like isoform X2 → MSESDEERPSCSCSKTKCVQRRCMCFKARYYCSDYCKCLGCLNTECNEAYVEEQVELILKKKKVAVVEEATQMPSFAQEAKQVFAQSSGATLGDERLSRVKGCSCREIKCSNMNCECFKFMARCTEKCQCEGCANSFGIKGSDFIIKPEIHVKKIIKLEQNDTGGITSEAIKMENRTQSEEASSSDPNKRPRILPSEHDTTPP, encoded by the exons ATGTCAGAGTCAGACGAGGAGCGGCCGTCCTGCTCTTGCTCCAAGACCAAATGTGTCCAACG CCGCTGCATGTGTTTCAAAGCGCGCTACTATTGTTCGGACTACTGCAAGTGCCTTGGCTGCTTGAACACTGAATGCAACGAAGCCTATGTGGAGGAGCAAGTCGAGCTGatcctgaagaaaaaaaaggttgcTGTTGTTGAGGAGGCTACGCAAATGCCTTCTTTTGCTCAGGAGGCAAAGCAAGTGTTTGCCCAGAGCTCTGGTGCAACGCTG GGCGATGAGCGACTGAGTCGTGTCAAGGGGTGCAGCTGCCGGGAGATCAAGTGCAGCAACATGAATTGTGAATGCTTCAAG TTCATGGCCAGGTGTACGGAAAAATGCCAGTGTGAAGGGTGCGCTAACAGTTTTGGTATCAAAGGGA GTGATTTTATCATCAAACCAGAGATTCACgtcaaaaaaatcatcaaactggAGCAGAATGATACCGGTGGCATAACCAGTGAAGCAATCAAGATGGAAAATCGCACGCAGTCTGAGGAAGCTTCGAGTTCTGATCCAAACAAGCGCCCGAGAATCTTG CCTTCAGAGCATGATACTACACCGCCCTGA
- the LOC133929928 gene encoding CRC domain-containing protein TSO1-like isoform X1 produces the protein MSESDEERPSCSCSKTKCVQRRCMCFKARYYCSDYCKCLGCLNTECNEAYVEEQVELILKKKKVAVVEEATQMPSFAQEAKQVFAQSSGATLGDERLSRVKGCSCREIKCSNMNCECFKFMARCTEKCQCEGCANSFGIKGSDFIIKPEIHVKKIIKLEQNDTGGITSEAIKMENRTQSEEASSSDPNKRPRILQPSEHDTTPP, from the exons ATGTCAGAGTCAGACGAGGAGCGGCCGTCCTGCTCTTGCTCCAAGACCAAATGTGTCCAACG CCGCTGCATGTGTTTCAAAGCGCGCTACTATTGTTCGGACTACTGCAAGTGCCTTGGCTGCTTGAACACTGAATGCAACGAAGCCTATGTGGAGGAGCAAGTCGAGCTGatcctgaagaaaaaaaaggttgcTGTTGTTGAGGAGGCTACGCAAATGCCTTCTTTTGCTCAGGAGGCAAAGCAAGTGTTTGCCCAGAGCTCTGGTGCAACGCTG GGCGATGAGCGACTGAGTCGTGTCAAGGGGTGCAGCTGCCGGGAGATCAAGTGCAGCAACATGAATTGTGAATGCTTCAAG TTCATGGCCAGGTGTACGGAAAAATGCCAGTGTGAAGGGTGCGCTAACAGTTTTGGTATCAAAGGGA GTGATTTTATCATCAAACCAGAGATTCACgtcaaaaaaatcatcaaactggAGCAGAATGATACCGGTGGCATAACCAGTGAAGCAATCAAGATGGAAAATCGCACGCAGTCTGAGGAAGCTTCGAGTTCTGATCCAAACAAGCGCCCGAGAATCTTG CAGCCTTCAGAGCATGATACTACACCGCCCTGA
- the LOC133929927 gene encoding uncharacterized protein LOC133929927, whose product MSYYGSSSSGGRSSRRVDYGRTYVVRPKGRHLATIVWLHGLGDNGASWSQLLDSLPLPNIKWICPTAATRPVVAFGGFPCTAWFDVEDTSVDGRDDIEGLDASAAHIANLLSSEPSDVKLGIGGFSMGAAAALHSAACFAHGKFTSGILYPITLSAVISLSGWLPCSRSLRGKMESSHIAARKAASLPILLSHGRADEVVTYRNGERSAEILRSSGFSYLNFKPYNGLGHYTIPEEMDDVCKWLSSRLGLDRPR is encoded by the exons ATGAGCTATTACGGCAGCAGCTCTTCTG GTGGACGAAGCAGTAGGAGAGTTGACTACGGGAGGACATATGTGGTGAGGCCAAAGGGACGGCACCTAGCCACCATTGTGTGGCTCCATGGCCTAGGTGACAATGGTGCAAG CTGGTCCCAGCTCCTGGATTCTCTTCCTCTGCCAAAT ATCAAGTGGATATGTCCCACCGCAGCAACCCGGCCTGTCGTGGCTTTTGGTGGATTCCCCTGCACTGCAT GGTTTGACGTTGAGGACACATCGGTAGATGGCCGCGATGACATTGAGGGACTGGATGCTTCAGCTGCACACATTGCAAACCTGTTATCGTCTGAGCCGTCTGATG TGAAGCTTGGGATCGGCGGTTTCAGCAtgggtgccgccgccgccctccactCCGCAGCATGCTTTGCTCATGGCAAATTCACAAGCGGTATTCTCTACCCAATCACACTCAGTGCAGTCATCAGTTTAAGTGGCTGGCTCCCTTGCTCAAG gaGCCTGAGGGGCAAGATGGAGAGCTCACACATTGCTGCAAGAAAAGCTGCCTCCTTGCCCATCCTGCTTAGTCATGGAAGAG CGGATGAGGTTGTGACCTACAGGAATGGCGAGAGATCAGCTGAGATCCTGAGGTCCTCAGGATTCTCATATCTGAATTTCAAACCATACAATGG GTTGGGCCACTATACCATCCCTGAAGAAATGGACGATGTCTGCAAGTGGCTCAGCTCAAGGCTTGGTCTCGACCGACCTCGCTAA